From Synergistaceae bacterium, one genomic window encodes:
- a CDS encoding FIST C-terminal domain-containing protein: MIKMLTAWTGEIDDIDDAWKDICQYIDLDGLKKNSAGLLFCHSDFVESGVAVEICRRLPFDVIGMTTMAGANLYGSSPYGLFLTILTSDDVDFETACTAPLDSKNYREKMTEAYGAARGKLSGDPVFIISFLPYLQDLSGAEIVKSFDSICGGIPIWGSIASGSDMSYEGCRIFGKKTVHEAALAMLLLRGEVTPEFINTSIPERNIRENRGEITDSEGCILRAVNGKAVQSYFEEMGLVIRGEDSTTTPMLVDYGDQSAPVALAIYHIDQEGGLLCGGEVPKGAMIAVGEIDDEGILETAGESIAKILASGRKEGILMLPCVTRYIMLAPSQGDEMKLVMEGLGKEIPWFLGYSGGEVCPVRDSGGNLHNRFHNFTFSACVF, encoded by the coding sequence ATGATAAAAATGTTGACGGCCTGGACGGGCGAAATTGATGATATTGACGACGCGTGGAAAGATATTTGTCAGTATATTGATCTGGATGGGCTGAAAAAGAACTCGGCGGGGCTTCTGTTCTGCCATTCCGATTTTGTCGAGAGCGGCGTGGCCGTGGAGATCTGCCGGCGGCTGCCCTTCGACGTCATCGGGATGACCACCATGGCCGGCGCAAACCTGTACGGCTCCAGTCCTTACGGCCTTTTTCTCACGATTCTCACCAGCGACGATGTGGATTTCGAAACCGCCTGCACGGCCCCCCTGGACAGCAAAAACTACCGGGAAAAAATGACGGAGGCCTATGGAGCGGCCCGGGGGAAGCTGTCCGGCGATCCGGTGTTCATCATCTCGTTCCTTCCGTATCTGCAGGACCTGAGCGGGGCGGAAATTGTGAAATCCTTCGATTCGATCTGCGGAGGAATCCCCATTTGGGGGAGCATCGCCAGCGGCAGCGATATGAGTTACGAGGGATGTCGAATCTTTGGAAAGAAGACGGTTCATGAGGCCGCTCTGGCCATGCTTCTGCTGCGGGGCGAGGTGACGCCGGAGTTCATCAATACCTCCATTCCCGAGCGGAACATTCGCGAAAACCGGGGAGAAATCACCGACTCCGAGGGGTGTATCCTTCGGGCGGTGAACGGGAAGGCGGTCCAGTCCTATTTCGAGGAGATGGGGCTGGTGATTCGGGGCGAGGACTCCACTACCACGCCGATGCTGGTGGACTACGGAGATCAGTCCGCTCCCGTGGCTCTCGCAATCTACCACATCGACCAGGAGGGCGGTCTTCTCTGCGGAGGAGAGGTCCCGAAGGGGGCCATGATCGCCGTGGGAGAGATCGACGACGAGGGCATTCTGGAGACGGCCGGGGAAAGCATCGCAAAAATCCTCGCCAGTGGCAGGAAAGAGGGCATCCTCATGCTTCCCTGCGTCACCCGTTACATCATGCTGGCGCCGAGCCAGGGCGACGAGATGAAACTGGTGATGGAGGGCCTGGGAAAAGAGATTCCCTGGTTTTTGGGATATTCCGGAGGGGAGGTCTGCCCGGTGCGAGACAGCGGGGGGAATCTTCACAACCGGTTCCATAACTTTACCTTTTCCGCCTGCGTGTTCTGA